From Mya arenaria isolate MELC-2E11 chromosome 12, ASM2691426v1, the proteins below share one genomic window:
- the LOC128211877 gene encoding uncharacterized protein LOC128211877, with amino-acid sequence MAMKRDRQTNWSMDEESTLVDFCVNNYSFLYGGLGPTVTKQGRHTKWEELREEISAVGPGRTIDQLKKKWTDLKSAAKKNEIKRRHFAAGTGGGPAPQEPTDVELKILSVIPEEMVTGVAGGVDVFEDSCKPPAVKKYRPSEPSGSTFTANSSTHHDISISEAEANGKEDSNTESRPTPPKRNDIAHQMLEEQKKQNEFLAMINFNLAELVSLKRTEVQILSEKHLNKTFF; translated from the exons ATGGCAATGAAAAGAGATCGTCAAACGAATTGGAGCATGGACGAGGAGTCGACTTTAGTCGACTTCTGCGTAAATAATTACTCGTTTTTATATGGGGGACTTGGCCCTACCGTTACAAAGCAAGGGCGCCATACAAAATGGGAAGAATTGCGTGAAGA gaTCAGTGCAGTAGGGCCGGGGAGGACTATTGATCAGTTAAAAAAGAAGTGGACGGACTTAAAG tcTGCAGCAAAGAAGAACGAGATAAAGCGGAGGCATTTTGCTGCCGGGACAGGTGGGGGTCCTGCGCCCCAAGAGCCAACTGATGTAGAGTTGAAG aTCCTGAGTGTAATCCCCGAGGAAATGGTAACAGGGGTTGCTGGTGGAGTGGATGTTTTCGAAG ACTCATGCAAGCCTCCTGCTGTCAAAAAGTATAGGCCATCTGAGCCTTCAGGGTCAACTTTCACCGCCAACAGTTCAACGCATCATG ACATAAGTATCAGTGAGGCAGAGGCCAATGGCAAAGAAGACAGTAACACAG AATCAAGACCTACACCACCAAAAAGAAATGACATTGCTCATCAGATGCTTGAAgagcaaaagaaacaaaacgaGTTCCTGGCAATGATTAATTTCAACCTTGCAGAACTTGTGAGCTTGAAGAGGACAGAAGTCCAAATTCTGTCAGAAAAACATCtgaacaagacatttttttaa
- the LOC128211723 gene encoding putative nuclease HARBI1 — protein MAAAFGVLYMARNNNGIERTFPARLTLADVREDIVVSRYRLGSAEILELLALISEDVSPQTNRGHSISAETKLLLTLRFLGKGDFYSEVGDLHGVSRSSMSRHLHEVVAAINNKMKNIRFPTTLEERREASLGFYTLCGIPRVLGAVDGTLVPIIAPHDNEEVYVCRKGYHALNIQAVVNSNMRFNDVVARWPGSANDAGIFDNCGLKRHLELNDVGMLLGDSGYPLRHYLMTPVLRPQGIQQTAYNVAHARGRVVVERAFGLLKSRFRCLHKTGGCLMFSPDKCAQIVTACVHLHNLCLDRHVPMPGTVLRQDGQDMDQQPLAVPAPNHSGVLHRNILINRY, from the exons ATGGCGGCAGCGTTTGGCGTTCTTTACATGGCAAGAAATAATAATGGGATTGAGAGGACGTTTCCGGCAAGGTTAACCCTAGCCGATGTCCGGGAAGATATTGTCGTCTCCCGGTATCGGTTGGGGAGTGCAGAGATACTCGAGCTTTTGGCCCTGATATCGGAGGATGTTTCCCCACAGACGAATCGCGGGCACTCGATTTCGGCAGAGACCAAG CTTTTGCTGACACTTCGGTTCCTCGGCAAAGGGGATTTCTATTCAGAGGTTGGTGACCTGCACGGTGTGTCAAGGTCATCCATGAGTAGGCACCTCCATGAAGTTGTTGCGGCCATCAACAATAAGATGAAAAATATAAG gtttCCAACGACTTTGGAAGAGAGGCGAGAAGCCAGTTTGGGATTCTACACACTTTGTGGCATTCCAAGAGTTCTGGGAGCTGTTGATGGGACGTTAGTGCCTATCATAGCTCCCCATGACAATGAGGAAGtatatgtttgcagaaaagGTTACCACGCCCTGAACATACAGGCTGTTGTCAATTCAAATATGAg gTTCAATGATGTTGTGGCCAGATGGCCTGGATCTGCAAATGATGCAGGCATTTTTGATAACTGTGGTTTGAAG agacaCCTAGAGCTGAACGATGTAGGGATGTTGTTGGGTGATAGCGGCTATCCATTACGCCACTACCTCATGACCCCAGTTCTTCGGCCACAAGGGATACAACAAACAGCTTACAATGTTGCTCATGCAAGGGGGAGGGTCGTTGTGGAACGAGCCTTTGGACTATTGAAGTCAAGGTTCAG gTGTTTGCACAAGACTGGGGGCTGTCTGATGTTTTCCCCTGACAAATGCGCACAGATTGTCACAGCCTGCGTCCACCTGCATAATTTATGTCTAGACCGGCATGTGCCAATGCCAGGAACAGTTCTGAGACAGGACGGTCAAGATATGGACCAGCAGCCACTTGCTGTACCAGCACCAAACCACAGCGGGGTGCTTCATCGGAACATTCTTATAAATCGATATTGA
- the LOC128211722 gene encoding putative nuclease HARBI1 has protein sequence MAAAFGVLYMARNNNGIERTFPARLTLADVREDIVVSRYRLGSAEILELLALISEDVSPQTNRGHSISAETKLLLTLRFLGKGDFYSEVGDLHGVSRSSMSRHLHEVVAAINNKMKNIRFPTTLEERREASLGFYTLCGIPRVLGAVDGTLVPIIAPHDNEKVYVYRKGYHALNIQAVVNSNMRFNDVVARWPGSANDAGIFDNCGLKRHLELNDVGMLLGDSGYPLRHYLMTPVLRPQGIQQTAYNVAHARGRVVVERAFGLLKSRFRCLHKTGGCLMFSPDKCAQIVTACIHLHNLCLDRHVPMPGTVLRQDGQDLDQQPLAVPAPNHSGVLHRNILINRY, from the exons ATGGCGGCAGCGTTTGGCGTTCTTTACATGGCAAGAAATAATAATGGGATTGAGAGGACGTTTCCGGCAAGGTTAACCCTAGCCGATGTCCGGGAAGATATTGTCGTCTCCCGGTATCGGTTGGGGAGTGCAGAGATACTCGAGCTTTTGGCCTTGATATCGGAGGATGTTTCCCCGCAGACGAATCGCGGGCATTCGATTTCGGCAGAGACCAAG CTTTTGCTGACACTTCGGTTCCTCGGCAAAGGGGATTTCTATTCAGAGGTTGGTGACCTGCACGGTGTGTCAAGGTCATCCATGAGTAGGCACCTCCATGAAGTTGTTGCGGCCATCAACAATAAGATGAAAAATATAAG gtttCCAACGACTTTGGAAGAGAGGCGAGAAGCCAGTTTGGGATTCTACACACTTTGTGGCATTCCAAGAGTTCTGGGAGCTGTTGATGGGACGTTAGTGCCTATCATAGCTCCCCATGACAATGAGAAAGTATATGTTTACAGAAAAGGTTACCACGCCCTGAACATACAGGCTGTTGTCAATTCAAATATGAg gTTCAATGATGTTGTGGCCAGATGGCCTGGATCTGCAAATGATGCAGGCATTTTTGATAACTGTGGTTTGAAG agacaCCTAGAGCTGAACGATGTAGGGATGTTGTTGGGTGATAGCGGCTATCCATTACGCCACTACCTCATGACCCCAGTTCTTCGGCCACAAGGGATACAACAAACAGCTTACAATGTTGCTCATGCAAGGGGGAGGGTCGTTGTGGAACGAGCCTTTGGACTATTGAAGTCAAGGTTCAG gTGTTTACACAAGACTGGGGGCTGTCTGATGTTTTCCCCTGACAAATGCGCACAGATTGTCACAGCCTGCATCCACCTGCATAATTTATGTCTAGACCGGCATGTGCCAATGCCAGGAACAGTTCTGAGACAGGACGGTCAAGATTTGGACCAGCAGCCACTTGCTGTACCAGCACCAAACCACAGCGGGGTGCTTCATCGGAACATTCTTATAAATCGATATTGA